AAGGTATCCAATTACTGCGTTATTTTCTCTGTAATTACGCTTCCTATTCAAATACTAATAAGCATATAGAGGTTGGACTTATTGACTGCTTAATATTCAGTCTTTAGGGATAGAGTTacccattatgtaaataatgctATAAAAGCCGTTATGACCGTCTTTACAACGCGGTAACATTaacacaattatacaatgtgAACTGCAGGGACAACCAGCAGTCgagaaatcaaatattttaaagaaaagtacTCTCAAAGTTCATCATTCGgtgtttttctctttttgtaCAACCAAGAATAGATTGTATTTcctattatgaaatattcacaaagCAGCGACAATTTACCATCGCAGAACATGTGATTTTCCTCGGCCTGCGGCCTCCCTTCGCCCGCTTCACattctgtagatcgccaaatTTAACTCGCCAGTAAGGAATGAGggaacaaacatcacaaacTGACCACACAAGCATTATAATACTTAATTCATAAATGATTGGATAaacgcattggaacggtcactAAAACACGAGTTACAACACACAGATGTGTCATTCGTACGTTCAGAATAATTTGCAACTcaaattttcttgatttttCTTAATTGAACATTCCACAAAATTTAATAACTGGAACAAAAGTACGCACGCCCATTTAAAAATGAGTGATAATGAGATATGCAGCAATAAGCAACAGTACAAGATGTCCAACTTGCAAGTCGACAAGCTTGTGTCGTCTGCTAACTGCAGCACGTTTTTTGGTAAGTCCGCGGAAAATAAAGCTTTCGTAAAACTCTACTGCATAAATTCTGGTGTCAAATTCCCCAAAAAATCGTAACGATCCTGTCCGCCACTGCAGGCAAAACAGATTGTTAATATCTTTTCCTATTTTCCTCCGACATTATTCTTTCAATTTTCATTGCAAACAAATTTCATTCGGGTTATCACCTCAGAACATTTGCAATATCGAAAACGCGTCGGAAGATTAGAACGCAACATTAGCCGTAATCATAATTTACTCCCTTCAAGAGAGCAGAGAGAACAAAAAGTGCATTGGTAATTAATAGTTTTGCTGGAGATGCTTAATAGAATCCTAGTTAAAATAGTAGCATTCTATACACGGTAATATTCAAACTGAATCGTTGTTTTTAAACAGTATCTCTCATGAGTATGAGATTTGAAAAATGCTGTGTCATATAGGCTATTGCTCTACAAAAACAGCCAATCACTATGGAAGCCTTGGAGGGCCACTTTTGAGTTTCGACTTACGGGTActttgacttttgacttttgacttttgactttcgACTTATGACTTATGACTTTTGACTTATTACGTTTGAGATGCATGCCTCATCTCATGATGGCGGACAAGGAATATTCAGAAGAAGTAAGTTCATTTGTCTTAgttttttcttgtattatttgcgaaataattgaaaacaaaacatatatacacacgTCCGCGAACAGTGTGTTATTAATTTGCAATTAATTCGGAAAGAAGAGTCGAAAACACTTTGTTTGCATGACACCGTTCATGCAAAACACCGGCACAAATGGTGTTtggtttttatttctaatgtaCTAGAAAGGAACACTTGGGATCCTTGTCCACAACGCTATTTGGGCAGAATTCAAAGTTCACTGAATACTTTGACTTGTATGCACTGTCACTCCATATAGAGCTTCCCTCGAATAGAGCTCCCCGTGTTTTTCTTCTGTCACAAAGTGCACAATGTAGGCCTTTCTGTAACATATTCATTTCAGGAACAGGGAATCTTTGCTACATGTGTAAGCTCAATCTGACATATCTATAAATGAAAAGCCTAAATATTGGATCGGGTTTTAAACCCACTTAGATCAGCATTGTTTGTTGCCGTTTGCAGtttcaaatttgtaatttaaactaTCGCATTTCATCCGTGGttcatccgtccgtccgtccgtccttcagtcctttctttaacaaattattGGTATCGCAACCCGCAAGTCGCAAGAAACTACTGAGTATAATTCAATGAAGCGTGACCACCATCATACAGTACCATATTAGTTGCTAGAATAGCGTTgctaggtcaatggtcaaggtcacattgacctacCTTTGAAATCGTCGTATATTCActggaaataatgtattgatttcaatgaCACTTGGTCCTAATTGAAAATGGGTCACTGAGTCAAAGGTCATCGTGAGCTGATTTTGAAATCGGGTTCTGCTCAATAACTGGTAAAAATGTTCACCTGAAGCGCCTGTAAAGAAAGCTCTACATAAGGAACTAGATAGATTTAATTATAGCGCACTCAATTGTTTTTGGACTGGGTTCCTAAGGCCGCGTTTGGTCCCCTAAGCCCTTTGAtccaaaaaatatatgataataacaCGAACACTGTCAACGGTTCCGGCCATTATTTCACACTTAATGCTGTATAAACACGTCCTTGCTAAATTATGTACGTCCCAGCCATATGTGACAACTATCAAATAAGCTGTATGTGGgctttcaaatgtttttaacgAATAGAGCTCCCTTTTAAAGACAGCACTATTCGTTGAAGTTCATCGAGATCCCGTGTAACTCGTTTCGATGGGACCTCTATAGGGTGTGACAATGCACACTTAATCAAGTTGATGAGGAATGAAATAAAGCTAAAGGGGGAACAGTTTAGCATTGTTTCGAAATAGTATTGGGGCGGTTTAATCTTTTGTCCGAGGTCTTTCGCTCTTTGTGAAGGTAAATTTCCGATTGTTCGCTTTCAAAAGGCCATAGATGTGagaatttctatgttttgtagtcccttatatatgaatatgatgTAAATTTATATGCTTCTTCAAGAGTCTACACTTAAATTTTCAGTACTTGTTATAAGTCTGCTACTTGTAAGGAAATAGTTTCGTCCTCGTCAGTTTCGTAACCAGAATGCAATATTCGTATCCTCGACCTTTCGTTCGCGATTCATATTTTGCTGTTTCGTCCTAGATGTTGTTAGTACCCTTTTATTTAGGTGGATTACAGTGGTGTACTAGTGTACTATGCTTTTTCATGTGAACTGAGTATAATTTGGTTCCTTAAGTCCTGTTTATAGATCTATGAAACTATTGATACTATCAATAGATAAATACCTCTATGTACTTGACTTATTTAGTCATTTGATATGCttaaacaccattttaattGGATTATTACAGCATATTGAGCTTCGGGCATTGGGGATTATGCGCCCTTATAGAATATATTTAATAGGTTATCGGGCTTTCTGGTAAATgtgcatttctttcttttttaagctTTACGACAAATAAACCTCGGACTAACCGTTCTCGTTATTACCTTCCTCGTCAGGTTAAAGCATTATGATGCGGTGCACAACGTTTACCTATGTTGTTTTAGGAAAACCGTGGCTGGTCTGTAGCATATGCCTTTAATAGTTCGAATagtttactcttttttttatatttccgaaGAAACCGAAAGGAGCGTGttgtgtaataaaataataatttatacatacatgtaactggTCGTTTCTTTCAGAATTCAGATTCTTGTTGAATGTCAGATGTACAGCTAATACACTTCATACTTTGCAGGAAAGAGGAGAGCGGATTAAAGcagtaattgaaaatattcgTACTCGTAGTAAAAAGCTGAAGAAGAAAGCTCTGGTGCCTGCTACTAAAAAAGTCAGTGAGccaaaagaaaaggaaaaaatggtaaatatgtctaaaaatagatttgtcTTGGTACTGGCAGGGGAACGACTTACAATAACAAGGCATTCTTTATTGGAAACCACTTTATTAGCTCcattttttgatgaaaaagcGGAGCAATTGTTAACACTGCAACTTTTAATGAATGTCGTTCGTTGGCAAAGTCAGGTAGAAACATGCACTATCTCCTTATCTAAACAGAAGATTGTAAGCGgtgcaaatatatataacatatttcataacttgaaaaccactggatggaatttgatataacttcatacaatggtagagctcatgagaggaagtgaagtgtacaagaaccataacttaTTTGcttaattactgagttattttcctttgttactttttcttgtccggagcataacttgaaaactactggatggaatttcatataACTTTATACATGGCGGTGGGGAATATAGTTGTCCTTCAGACTGCAATCTtgttaatttctgttttgtagAACTTTGCATACAATTGATCTATAATAGAAGttattataacacatatataatatgcCATTTCTTAGGATTTTTCACTACAACtgctaatactactactactgttatTGATGCTGCTATCgctctgctactgctactacatctactacttctactactactagaactactactaccaatactactactgcttatactacttttactactactgcttcaactacttctactactactgctgcggCTTCTACTTCTAATACTTCTTCTattactactagtactactactaccgctaatactacaactactactatttgtactactactgcttctactactactactactactgcggcggcttctacttctactactactataacctttactcctactactacttctactacttctactactactactacagctgatactactactactacaactacttctactacttctaataatactgcttctgctactactactacttctactactagtactactacaaCTTCACTTCTAGTACTACTaataccactactactactactactactactactactactactactactactactactactacaattatactactactactactactactattgctGCTGCTAAATACTACTAcatgtactactactactgttgctactgctgctgttgctgctactactactactactactactacttccattactactactactactacttccaccGTCTACCGTTACTAGCCCTACTAGCGCTATTACttctagtactactactactactactacaacaacaacacagcaacaactactactactactcatactacaactgctactgcttctactacttctactactactactactactactactactactactttttcATTTAGGACTTCATGTTctacttatttcatttaggaTGCTGCAGGACAGGAAAAGAGAAAACAGAAACCTAGCGGCCGTCATACTATGTACAAGCTACATATCGGATGGCGCCATTACTGTCAAGGTGACTTTAGACAAATTACATCAAGACGAGGTGGGGGCATTCGGAAGATGGAATATAATATAACGGAGCCTCAGTCAGTGGAATCAATAATTGAAGTCGGCAAACGTTTATTTTTTCCGAATGGAAAAAATTCttttggaaatttaaatgatatggaAGTGAATTTAACTAATTACAGCGGTGAGAAAATTGAACGCTTCTGCAATATAGATGAACAACCGTGTACATTTCAAGAATTTTTGAAGTCAACAGGAAGGTACTCGTCTCAATTCCATGTTTATCTTTCGACGAAAAGCATTACCTATGATAAAATAAAGCCACTGGAAGAAACAAGTGAAACGAGTTATCTTGCCAACAGGAAGACAATACAAGGACTGCATGTACAGTATACTAAGAATGAAACATCAGAATATTCAGGAGACACCTCAATTATCACATGTCATAGCACAAAACAATGCAGGGAATTATCAGGTATTCCTGATGACATAGACGATTACGACCCTCTTGAAGATGGTTATAATGTAACGTATCTGGCTGTAAATGATAAGGTTTACATGGAGCGAACTTCGTCTGGCCTCAGTTTTCCACAAGACGTCGCTGGACAAgacagtgcatatatatttcatggaCCTAATGAGATATGTGGAATGAATGAAGGCAAAGTTGTTTTAGGCGTAGTAACAAACTGTTCTGAAAACGTTAATTACACATGGTATAAGGATCAAAGCATATATGCAGCAGGGATTAATCTCATGTTGATACATACAAATGACACTGGTGTCTATAATGTAAAATGCCAAGTAGGCGAAACGTTGTACACCTTTGAAGAGAGTGTTGAAATAGCTTTGCCCGCAACTACATATAGATATGACATGGATATGCGAATCGACAGCGAGGTTACTGAAAATCTGAACACCACACACTTTGGCATAACTGCTGATTTGAAAGATTGCGTTTCTAATACAGCAGCTACAGATTCTATCCTAGACATGGTTACACAAACGTTTATTGAAACAAGTGATTTGGGTGAAAATGATGGTAAAGGTACACAcagtttaacaacaacaacttttatcTGTGACAAAGATGGCACATGTGCAAATGCTGTATCAGCAGCTTGTGAAACAAGTGTATTCTGTGAAAAAGACGGCATAGGTGCAAACGCTGTTTCAACATTTCTTGAAACAAGTGTAATCCATGAAAGAGATGCCACAGGTGCAAACGCTGTTCTTACATTTCCTGAAACAAGTGTAATCCATGAAAAAGATGGCACAGGGGCAACTGCTATTCCAACAATTCCTGaaacaattcctgaaacaaGTGCAATGTGTGTAAACAATGGTACAGGAACAAATACTATTTCGACAATTCCTAAAGTAGATGTAATCTGTGAAAAAGATGGCAAATGTTCAAAGACTGTTCAGACAATTCCCGCAACAAGTGTAATCTTTGAAAAAGATGGTTCAGATGCAAACACCGTTTCAACAGGTTATTTCTGTGAAAAATATGGTGCAGCAGTAAACAAAGCACCAACAGTTACCGAAACAAGTATTTTGATCGAAAATGAGTGTACATGTTCAAATGCTATTTCAACAGTTACAGAAACAAGTTTTTTGGGTGATGTTACAACTGAATTCTTAGATATTTCAACAGGATTTGTGGATTCTGTGGAAACCAGACTGGACAaggatgaaaatgaaaatgatattaaagctAAGCTTACTGGAAAAAACTCAAGAAAGAGTATGGGTTCTTCTGATAATTTAGTTGCAGAGCAACCACCAGTTAAAAAAGGGTTTACACAGTTGGATGCTAATACTGACAACTTAAATGTAAGGTTTGGAGACTtcaaattattggaaaaaatagGGGAGGGTGGTTTTGGTGAGGTTTACAAAGGTGAATATTTGGGAACAGATATTGCAGTGAAGAAAGTTAAGATAAAACGCATGAAAGTTGTGAAACAGTCAGTGTTGCAAGAAGTTGTCACAAACAGTCATCTTAGGCATCCAAACATTGTTCTACTGATGGGTTACTCAATCAATACTGACTGTCTCTATCTTCTCACAGAGTTCATTGCAGGTCCAAATTTGGATGATGTGCTTTTTGCTGACAATGAGTACGAATTTACTGTGCCTCAAAAACATGCAGTGGCATTGCAAGTATGTCAGGGTGTAGCATATTTACATAATCATAATCCAATAGTTATTCACAGAGACATTAAGCctgaaaacattttactgacgAGAAATTTGGAAACGGCAAAACTTTGTGACATGGGATTGTCTAAGGTGAAGGTAATGAATACCATGACCAAAACAGTTGCAGATCGCAGAGAGACACAGCCAGGAACTCCAGCTTATCAAGCTCCAGAGATTCTTCTGCAAGCTAGGAGAGGCAGAACACAAGCAGATGTTTGGAGCCTCTGTTGTTCATTAGTTGAGCTCTTTACTGCCAAAACCATATGGGACTTGACCAGTGAGGATGATGAAAATGACGACTCTGTCCAGGTTATAATCCGGGCAATGCAAAGAAAGGATATGCCACATGGGTTAAGTAATTTAGACAGGGAGCATACCCTTTCAGTGCAGCTGAAGGCTGTTATTCAGAAGGGCTTATCACACCAGATTGAGGACAGACCGACAGCATTAGACTCTGTAGTTGCGctaaaacatgaactttaaaGAAATGTGATGAGCAGCTCAGgaccatcatggccctctttaTCAGATTGACGATTGTTTAGAATGCCCTGTGCAATtagtaatgtacatgtagcctCATTTGGCTATTATATTGGAGGTTATTTTCCCTAACACACCTCATATATCGCATAATACTGGTAAGGATTTATATAGATCtttgtgttttgtgttaaaGATAATTAACGTTTGAGACAAGTGACCTTTATGTTATTCAGTAGAAAGACAAAAGGGTCCATTTTCTCATGACGGCaggtatttgttaaaatgaggTTTCACACAATCCGTTTACACAAAGTTATATCTTTTAACATTATAGATCTGATTTAAAGTGCACTTGTTACATTTGCACACAGTGTAAAACAAGACCAGTTGGCTCTTATAGGAGCCCTTTGATTCAGGTATACAGTGTTTGAAATGTTACCGTTAAAatcgttaaaatacatgtatacatagaaatcgttaaaatacatgtatacaaaatacaacagtagacttgTTCATTAGTTTGTTGCAGATAAATAAAAAGGACCATTAAAAGTTCATAAAAGTTATTACGAGTTATATCCATACATACCTTAGAGACAACCTGTATAAATACCTACTTTTGGAAATCATTTGAACACTATTGAGACTATTCCATGAGagcttttaaaagttgttctgCAGTCAAAGTCATCGGCATTATTGTAGATGTTGTCAAACTCTTtggcttacatgtatattgttttgtatatttgatCCTTTCCTCAACACCAGCGCCTCTGGACGCCTCTGAAATATCAGATTTTCGAAAATGAAGCATTTGACTATATGGAGCCTATGCTTGAATTCAAATCATTACTTAAGTTTTAACTTaactttaaaaattgtaaaagtaGAGACAATGATGAAATGATCTAAAATAAAGCCTGTTGTGGAAAGGGTTCATTTGTACAAAATGCCATTAATTTGTGAAATTCATTGTAGCaatttgaaacaattcattgtagcaatttgaaacaattgagtTACATTAGTTAAACAAGAGTTTGTGAAACACAAATGCCCCCCTAAAAGCAGATATTTCTTTTCTAATGTATGTCAAAGATGGCCAAGCTTAAACTtataaaaagtaggtcaaatgtcaaggtcacaggtCAAAAAAGTTGGTATGtttgcatatatcatgtcaCAAGCAATATATacctataaaacatgaaaagcCTTGCCATCAAATCACAGTACTGaatgaccttcacctttgacctactgacctcaaaagaAATAGAGGCCATCTACTCATCATCAAGTACCTCCCTAGCAAATATTAGGACTGTAAGGATGGAtgagttattgatcggaaatcATTTGGTCAGAATTACAGTAATGAATGACCTtgatgacattgacctttgacgtACTGACCTCAAAAgaaataggagtcatctactcaTCATCCCGAACCTCCCTACCAAATATGAGGACTGTAGGTTTAAGGGCTATGTCATAATTCGAAAATTATATTCCCTGGCCTAAACTGTCTATTCTAATTTGTCAGCCTAGTTCTACGATATCGATAGTAAATATCCAAAACAGTGTTTCTGCAACCTGACAATGTTGAATGGAAGGTATCTGCATAATGTTAGCCTCCAATTACGACTAATTACTACCGGACAAGCTAAAACAATAGCTTCCGGCAGTTGCAGGACATCTACCTCACCCCAGTGGTATCAATAAAAAACTCACTAGATAATATAAGACAGATACACTATCTAGAGTCAACGAGAGTTAGATTTTGTAAAAGAAACTGATATAACCTAGAATCGCACAAAACGACTTTGTAAACAACCAATTTTctcttgaaatgtttgaacttgaccaaatttgtttatttacaaagttgttacaaaatataataagggTATTCTACTCATTACCACGAACCTCCCTAGCAAATATGATGACTGGAGATGAAAGAATGGAcgagttattgatcggaaaccatttggtcaGAATTACAGTATTAAATGACCttgatgaccttgacctttgacttattGACCCAATAAAAATAGGGGtcagaccgaccgacagaccgaccgacatgtgcaaagcaatataccccacttttttcagaagggggcataataaagtttttatacccccacaaTAGAAATTTGGgggggggtatataggagtcaCCCtttcggtcggtcggtcggtctggcGGTCGGTCTACAAAagtttgtccggagcataactttaaTACTACTGTAGCTAt
Above is a genomic segment from Mya arenaria isolate MELC-2E11 chromosome 2, ASM2691426v1 containing:
- the LOC128215171 gene encoding uncharacterized protein LOC128215171, translated to MDMRIDSEVTENLNTTHFGITADLKDCVSNTAATDSILDMVTQTFIETSDLGENDGKGTHSLTTTTFICDKDGTCANAVSAACETSVFCEKDGIGANAVSTFLETSVIHERDATGANAVLTFPETSVIHEKDGTGATAIPTIPETIPETSAMCVNNGTGTNTISTIPKVDVICEKDGKCSKTVQTIPATSVIFEKDGSDANTVSTGYFCEKYGAAVNKAPTVTETSILIENECTCSNAISTVTETSFLGDVTTEFLDISTGFVDSVETRLDKDENENDIKAKLTGKNSRKSMGSSDNLVAEQPPVKKGFTQLDANTDNLNVRFGDFKLLEKIGEGGFGEVYKGEYLGTDIAVKKVKIKRMKVVKQSVLQEVVTNSHLRHPNIVLLMGYSINTDCLYLLTEFIAGPNLDDVLFADNEYEFTVPQKHAVALQVCQGVAYLHNHNPIVIHRDIKPENILLTRNLETAKLCDMGLSKVKVMNTMTKTVADRRETQPGTPAYQAPEILLQARRGRTQADVWSLCCSLVELFTAKTIWDLTSEDDENDDSVQVIIRAMQRKDMPHGLSNLDREHTLSVQLKAVIQKGLSHQIEDRPTALDSVVALKHEL